From Rhinatrema bivittatum chromosome 5, aRhiBiv1.1, whole genome shotgun sequence, the proteins below share one genomic window:
- the MMP1 gene encoding interstitial collagenase: MKINIRMNCLLVLYLFYITFSYAFPAVPEEGNEEKYIQLAETYLKRYYNLETEVKHFVRSRKSPFSDKIRQMQEFFGLKVTGKLDSKTVQVMEKPRCGVPDVEAYSITPGRPTWEKTNLTYRILNYTPDMAQADVEKAIEKALKVWSDVTPLKFTRIYDGISDIEIAFEAGDHGDNSPFDGPEGLLAHAFQPGKGIGGDTHFDEDEKWTKGTNGYNLFLVAAHEFGHSLGLSHSNDPGALMFPTYSNDDPDTFHLPQDDINAIQDLYGASTNPVKPTGPTTPTVCDTNVIFDAITTLRGEIMFFTDRFFWRKHPQIAQAELHFIKSFWSSLPVGIEAAYENPETDQILLFKGSKYWAMNGYTLLQGYPKSIYQLGFPKTVKKIDAAVYIEEKGKTYFFVADKYWSYDEERKVLDKGFPREISEDFPGITQKVHAVFQKNGFLYFFSGKWQYQFSIKSKRVMSLLKNNSWLGC; encoded by the exons ATGAAGATAAATATCAGAATGAATTGCCTCCTGGTTCTGTAtctcttttatattacattttctTATGCTTTTCCTGCAGTACCAGAAGAAGGAAATGAAGAGAAATATATTCAGCTTGCCGAG aCATATCTCAAAAGATACTATAACCTGGAAACAGAAGTAAAGCATTTTGTAAGAAGCAGAAAAAGCCCCTTTTCTGACAAAATCCGACAAATGCAAGAGTTTTTTGGTCTGAAGGTAACGGGGAAGTTGGATTCCAAAACCGTGCAAGTGATGGAGAAGCCCAGGTGTGGGGTTCCAGATGTGGAGGCCTACAGCATCACCCCGGGACGTCCTACCTGGGAAAAAACTAACCTGACATACAG AATTTTGAATTACACACCAGATATGGCACAAGCTGATGTAGAAAAGGCAATTGAAAAGGCCTTAAAGGTCTGGAGTGATGTGACACCACTGAAATTCACCAGGATTTATGATGGTATCTCTGACATTGAGATTGCTTTTGAAGCTGGAG ATCATGGTGACAATTCTCCATTTGATGGACCTGAAGGACTTCTGGCTCATGCCTTTCAGCCCGGTAAAGGTATTGGTGGTGACACCCACTTTGATGAAGATGAAAAGTGGACCAAAGGAACAAATG GATACAACTTGTTCCTTGTAGCTGCTCATGAGTTTGGTCATTCACTGGGTCTCTCTCATTCCAATGACCCTGGTGCTTTGATGTTCCCAACTTACTCCAACGATGATCCTGATACGTTCCACCTTCCTCAGGATGATATTAATGCCATTCAAGATCTCTATG GAGCATCAACAAATCCTGTTAAACCTACTGGACCCACCACACCAACAGTCTGTGATACTAATGTAATCTTTGATGCTATCACTACCCTCCGTGGAGAAATTATGTTCTTTACAGACAG GTTCTTTTGGCGCAAGCACCCGCAGATAGCTCAAGCTGAACTGCATTTTATTAAGTCCTTCTGGTCATCCCTACCCGTTGGTATAGAGGCTGCTTATGAAAATCCTGAGACAGATCAgattcttctttttaaag GATCCAAGTACTGGGCTATGAATGGATATACACTACTTCAAGGTTATCCTAAGAGTATCTACCAGCTGGGGTTCCCAAAAACTGTGAAGAAAATCGATGCAGCTGTTTATATTGAGGAGAAAGGGAAAACATATTTCTTCGTAGCTGACAAATACTGGAG TTACGATGAAGAACGCAAGGTCCTGGACAAAGGTTTTCCAAGAGAAATATCTGAGGACTTTCCAGGGATTACTCAGAAGGTCCATGCTGTTTTCCAGAAAAATG